The Planctellipticum variicoloris DNA window CGCAGAACAACGAACGGGTCCGGTTCGACGTTCGCATCGTGCTCAGCGCGCACGTCGACCTGGACGACCTGATGGAGCGCGGGCTGTTCCGCCGGGAGCTTTATGCCGAAGTCGGGGCCGGTCGCATCGAGCTGCCGACGCTGCGGTCCCGCAAGGAAGACATCGGCCTGCTGACCGAGCACTTCCTGCGTCGCGTGGCGGCGCGGGAAGGCCGGCCTCCCCGCTCAATTACGCTCGAAGCGCTGCGACTGCTGCAGGACTACTCGTGGTCCGGCAATGTTCGCGAGCTGGAGAATCTGATCGAACGGACCTGTGCGCTCGACTGGGGCACCAAGCTGACGGCGTCGATGATCGAGCCGTGGCTCGCCCGCCCGACGGACGAGGACGACTCCGAAGGGGTGGCGGGGCTCACGCTCGCCGAAATGGAACGGAAGCTGATCGAAGCGACCTTCGTCCGGTTCGCGGGCAACCGCGAGAAGACGGCCAAGGCGCTGCAGATCGGAATTCGGACGCTGTCGGGCAAGCTGCGCGACTACGGTTACCCGCCGCGCGGCGGCCCCGGTTCGAACCTGAAGCCCTGGCGTCCGGAAGCGGACGCCGATTTGCCGGCGGTCATCGAGCTGCCGGCCGTCGAGACGAAAGCGGCGTAGACGCACCTGCCGGACGTCCCCGTCCCGTCGGAGGAACGGGGACGTCGGCCGCGGATGAGGAATTAGACGATGCTCGATCAGTTCCTGCAGTCGGGAACGCAGCCGCTCCTGAAGCGTCTGGCGCTGTTTGCCGAACGGCGGCAGGATGTTCTGGCCGGGAATATCGCCAACATCGATACGCCGGGTTACAAGATGCGGGACCTGCCGGTGGCGGAGTTCCAGAACGCGATGCAGGAAGCGATTCGCCGGCTGAATCGCCCGGCGGTCTCGCCGGGGGAGACGTCGCTTTCGCTGCAGTGGGCGGAGCCGGTTCCGGAGTTCTTCGAGAGCCCCGAAGCGGCGTTCACGCCGGACCTGTTTCGGGCGAAAGAGCCGGGATCACAGCCGGGGATTACGTTTCAGGACGCCAACAACCGCAGCATTGAAAATCAGACGTTGCAGATGACGCGGAACTCGCTGCTGCAGACGATGGCCCTGCAACTGATGTCGGCGCAGTATGCGCAGCTCGAGGCTGCGATTACAGAACGCGCCTAGTCATTCGGGAGGACACGATGTTTCGAACGCTCAACATCAGCGCCAGCGGCATGGTGGCGCAGCGCCTGCGGATCGACACGATCGCGGGGAACAT harbors:
- a CDS encoding flagellar basal body rod protein FlgB is translated as MLDQFLQSGTQPLLKRLALFAERRQDVLAGNIANIDTPGYKMRDLPVAEFQNAMQEAIRRLNRPAVSPGETSLSLQWAEPVPEFFESPEAAFTPDLFRAKEPGSQPGITFQDANNRSIENQTLQMTRNSLLQTMALQLMSAQYAQLEAAITERA